One window from the genome of Candidatus Synechococcus calcipolaris G9 encodes:
- the hemB gene encoding porphobilinogen synthase: protein MFPTHRPRRLRQTAQLRRMVRENILTTADLIYPLFAVPGEAIAQEVKSMPGVYQLSIDKIVEEAKQVYDLGIPAVILFGIPDTKDTDATGAWHDCGIVQRAATAIKEQISDLVVIADTCLCEYTDHGHCGYLEVGDLSGRVLNDPTLTLLQKTAVSQAKAGADIIAPSGMMDGFVQAIREGLDQAGFTDTPILSYAAKYASAYYGPFRDAAESSPQFGDRRTYQMDPANSREALKEIELDIAEGADMLMVKPALAYMDVIWQVKTASDLPVAAYNVSGEYSMVKAAALNGWIDEEKVVLETLMSFKRAGADMILTYHAKDAARWLAGS from the coding sequence ATGTTTCCCACCCACCGCCCCCGCCGCCTCCGCCAAACAGCCCAACTCCGCCGCATGGTTCGCGAAAATATTCTGACAACGGCGGATCTGATTTATCCTTTATTTGCGGTTCCCGGAGAGGCGATCGCCCAGGAAGTGAAATCCATGCCTGGGGTGTATCAGCTATCCATCGATAAAATCGTTGAAGAAGCCAAACAGGTTTACGACTTGGGCATTCCGGCGGTCATCTTATTTGGGATTCCCGATACCAAGGATACGGACGCTACGGGGGCCTGGCACGACTGCGGCATTGTCCAGCGGGCCGCCACGGCAATCAAAGAACAAATCTCGGATTTAGTGGTTATTGCCGACACCTGTTTGTGTGAATACACCGATCACGGCCATTGTGGTTATTTGGAGGTGGGAGACCTAAGCGGCCGCGTCCTCAATGATCCAACCCTAACGCTGCTGCAAAAAACAGCGGTGTCCCAAGCGAAGGCAGGGGCGGATATTATTGCCCCCTCTGGGATGATGGATGGCTTTGTCCAGGCAATTCGGGAGGGGTTGGATCAGGCCGGGTTTACGGATACCCCCATTTTGTCCTATGCCGCCAAATATGCCTCAGCCTACTATGGCCCCTTCCGGGATGCAGCGGAGTCTAGCCCCCAGTTTGGCGATCGCCGCACCTATCAGATGGATCCGGCCAATTCTCGGGAAGCCCTCAAGGAAATTGAACTGGATATTGCCGAAGGCGCCGATATGCTCATGGTTAAGCCCGCCCTCGCCTACATGGATGTCATCTGGCAAGTCAAAACTGCCTCTGATTTACCCGTAGCTGCCTATAATGTCTCCGGGGAATATTCCATGGTCAAAGCTGCCGCCCTCAATGGTTGGATTGATGAAGAAAAAGTCGTCCTGGAAACCCTGATGAGTTTCAAACGGGCTGGAGCCGACATGATTTTGACCTACCATGCCAAGGATGCAGCCCGCTGGCTGGCTGGGTCTTAA
- a CDS encoding FkbM family methyltransferase, with amino-acid sequence MIFLQELKRLGLLDSLHITIAQIGSRKLSLNDDLGSQEWQIFAPNLTIYGFDADVDACEAANQDLQERAPNWNEIHLPIALGRETTEVTLYVTKNPFCSSLYPPDENFVNRFPRVGHHSSLDFTVEIDVMALDDFLDQEKINSIDVLIIDVQGADLDVLQGGQKILAQSVAAIQTEIEFNSLYIGQPLFADVDQFLRANGFSLFDFNLAYRPRTEVFLPPPYRRGQLLWGDGYYIRDLIKDDSSNWLTQDGKIFKLACIADCWGFSDYALELYAYILKNFPESSFVQLGMKQAVIDSLLAIPDVTEMGIESLSILEDI; translated from the coding sequence GTGATTTTTCTACAAGAATTAAAGCGATTGGGACTTTTAGATAGTCTCCATATAACGATCGCCCAGATTGGCTCTCGGAAACTTTCACTAAATGATGATCTAGGCTCCCAAGAATGGCAAATTTTTGCACCTAATTTAACGATCTATGGGTTTGATGCTGATGTCGATGCTTGTGAGGCCGCCAATCAAGACCTGCAAGAACGGGCTCCTAATTGGAACGAAATTCATCTGCCCATTGCCCTAGGAAGAGAAACAACAGAAGTAACTCTGTATGTTACCAAAAATCCTTTTTGTAGCTCCTTATATCCTCCTGATGAAAATTTTGTGAACCGCTTCCCTCGGGTTGGTCATCATTCCTCTCTAGACTTTACAGTTGAAATTGATGTTATGGCCCTAGACGACTTTCTCGATCAGGAAAAGATTAACTCAATTGATGTTCTAATCATTGATGTCCAGGGAGCTGACTTAGATGTTTTACAAGGCGGACAAAAAATTCTAGCTCAGAGCGTTGCTGCCATTCAAACTGAAATTGAGTTTAACTCCCTTTATATTGGTCAACCCTTATTTGCGGATGTGGATCAGTTTTTGAGAGCCAACGGGTTTAGCTTGTTTGATTTTAATCTTGCCTATAGACCACGCACCGAGGTTTTCTTACCACCGCCCTACCGCCGTGGACAATTATTATGGGGAGATGGCTACTATATTCGAGATTTAATCAAAGACGATTCCTCTAACTGGCTTACCCAAGATGGAAAAATTTTTAAACTAGCTTGTATTGCAGACTGTTGGGGATTTTCCGATTATGCCCTAGAACTTTATGCCTATATTCTCAAAAATTTTCCTGAGAGTTCTTTCGTTCAATTGGGAATGAAACAAGCAGTTATAGATTCCCTTTTAGCAATTCCAGATGTTACCGAAATGGGTATTGAATCTCTATCAATCTTAGAAGATATTTAA
- a CDS encoding VanW family protein, whose protein sequence is MKEWKRSLRISLKYARSLLYGYPFFYAHQQTPHRSHLYPHLWCDSVTAIPNRGNLEIQENRVLNLQLATSKIHQLQLNSGQIFSFCNCVGDPTLSNGFKAGPVFVGGQVQTGVGGGLCLIATNLFHTFLVSGCQILERHCHSIDAYGNDRFYQLGQDASISYGYKDLIVRNHSAVALQLRLQVLPETGQVISSLWGQSPCPWEVKVDSMILQELSSPSTNISGWIVETRRSVCDQTDNSRARAGSKTMTEELLWQLDYRAISVYKPCTDSSLESTVKLDKII, encoded by the coding sequence TTGAAAGAATGGAAACGATCTCTGCGTATTAGCCTCAAGTACGCTAGGAGCCTGCTTTATGGCTACCCTTTTTTTTATGCTCATCAACAAACTCCCCATCGGTCACATCTTTACCCTCATTTATGGTGTGATTCCGTTACAGCCATTCCAAATCGTGGCAATCTAGAAATTCAGGAAAATCGTGTTTTAAACCTGCAACTGGCTACGAGCAAAATTCACCAACTTCAACTCAATTCCGGACAAATCTTCAGCTTCTGTAATTGCGTAGGTGACCCAACTTTAAGTAATGGGTTTAAGGCAGGCCCCGTGTTTGTGGGCGGTCAAGTGCAGACGGGAGTTGGTGGCGGATTATGTTTAATTGCTACCAACCTGTTTCATACGTTTTTGGTTTCAGGCTGCCAGATTCTGGAGCGACATTGTCACAGCATAGATGCTTACGGGAATGATCGCTTTTATCAGCTCGGACAAGATGCTTCGATCTCCTATGGCTATAAAGATTTGATCGTCCGGAATCACAGTGCTGTGGCACTACAGTTGCGATTACAAGTACTGCCAGAGACAGGTCAGGTGATCTCTAGCTTATGGGGGCAGTCTCCTTGTCCCTGGGAGGTGAAAGTTGACTCTATGATTTTGCAAGAGTTGTCATCTCCTTCAACTAACATTTCTGGTTGGATCGTTGAAACTCGACGATCTGTGTGCGATCAGACAGACAATTCAAGAGCAAGGGCTGGATCGAAAACCATGACTGAAGAACTTTTATGGCAACTTGATTACCGCGCCATTAGCGTTTATAAGCCCTGTACTGATAGCAGTTTGGAATCTACTGTTAAGCTCGATAAGATAATATGA